Proteins encoded within one genomic window of Paroedura picta isolate Pp20150507F chromosome 17, Ppicta_v3.0, whole genome shotgun sequence:
- the LOC143827377 gene encoding putative G-protein coupled receptor 139 gives MVRGGGGGPPADAGKRDRASMEHDHVPLRNSSPPGCGLGYVPVVYYSLLLCLGLPANILTVIILSQLVARRQKSSYNYLLALAAADLLVLFFIVFVDFLLEDFVLKQQMPEVLDRIVDVLEFSSIHTSIWITVPLTIDRYIAVCHPLKYHMVSYPARTRKVIVSVYIICFLTSIPYYWWPKVWLEDYKSTLVHHIFIWVHCFTIYLVPCSIFSILNSIIVYKLRQKCHFRLRGYSTGKTTAILFTITSIFAILWAPRIIMILYHLYVSPKDNRRSVHIVSDVANMLALLNTAINFFLYCFISKRFRTMAAATLKAFLKCQKQPVQFYTNHNFSITSSPWISPANSHCIKMLVYQYDKNGKPIKISP, from the exons CACGACCACGTCCCCCTCCGCAACAGCTCCCCGCCCGGCTGCGGCTTGGGCTACGTGCCCGTCGTCTACTACAGCCTCCTGCTCTGCCTCGGGCTGCCCG caAACATTTTGACCGTCATCATTCTGTCCCAGCTGGTGGCTCGCCGGCAGAAATCCTCCTACAATTACCTTCTGGCTCTTGCGGCCGCAGACTTGCTGGTGCTCTTCTTTATTGTCTTTGTGGACTTCTTGCTGGAAGACTTCGTCTTGAAACAGCAAATGCCTGAGGTCCTGGATCGAATCGTCGACGTCTTGGAATTTTCTTCCATCCACACCTCCATTTGGATTACTGTGCCTCTCACCATCGACCGATATATTGCCGTCTGCCACCCCCTGAAGTACCACATGGTTTCGTACCCAGCCCGCACCCGGAAAGTCATCGTCAGCGTGTACATCATCTGCTTTCTGACCAGCATCCCTTATTACTGGTGGCCCAAGGTCTGGCTAGAAGACTACAAAAGCACGCTGGTCCACCACATCTTCATCTGGGTCCACTGCTTCACCATCTACTtggtgccctgctccattttttcCATCCTGAACTCCATCATTGTCTACAAGCTCCGGCAGAAGTGCCACTTCCGGCTGAGAGGCTACTCCACCGGGAAAACCACCGCCATTTTGTTCACCATCACCTCCATTTTCGCCATCCTCTGGGCACCGAGAATCATCATGATCTTATATCACCTGTATGTCTCGCCGAAGGACAACAGGCGGTCCGTCCACATTGTCTCCGACGTTGCCAACATGCTGGCCCTGCTGAACACGGCTATCAACTTCTTCCTGTACTGCTTCATCAGCAAACGCTTCCGCACCATGGCGGCCGCCACCCTCAAGGCCTTCCTGAAGTGTCAGAAGCAGCCTGTCCAGTTCTATACAAACCATAACTTCTCCATCACCAGCAGTCCCTGGATCTCCCCGGCCAACTCACACTGCATAAAAATGCTCGTTTACCAGTATGATAAGAACGGGAAGCCTATAAAGATATCGCCGTAA